In the Piscinibacter sp. XHJ-5 genome, one interval contains:
- the gtdA gene encoding gentisate 1,2-dioxygenase, with translation MAAAVLSPDAARERRDYYDRIGRHSMTPLWEVLGALVPPAPRSPAAPALWRYAEVRDQVMEAGRLISAEEAERRVLVLENPALRGQSCITQSLYAGLQLILPGEVAPAHRHAQSALRLVLDGEGAYTAVDGERTTMRRGDFIITPAWTWHDHGNPGEQPVVWLDGLDIPLVRFLDAGFAEKTEQAVQQPLRPEGDALARYGSNMVPVDFHPAPQEPTRVFVYPYERTRAALRAIAGGTPDPHLGFKQRFVNPATGASPMPTMGAFAQWLPSGFDTQPYRSTDGTVYVCLEGEGEAIVGEQVLRFAENDVLVVPSWHTLRLHAGRDTLLFSYSDRPVQQALGLWREQRL, from the coding sequence ATGGCCGCTGCCGTTCTTTCGCCGGACGCCGCGCGCGAGCGCCGCGACTACTACGACCGCATAGGCCGCCACAGCATGACGCCGCTGTGGGAGGTTCTGGGCGCGCTGGTGCCTCCGGCGCCGCGCTCTCCGGCTGCACCGGCGCTGTGGCGTTATGCCGAAGTGCGCGACCAGGTGATGGAGGCGGGACGCCTGATCAGTGCCGAGGAGGCCGAGCGCCGCGTGCTCGTCCTGGAGAACCCGGCGCTGCGCGGCCAGTCCTGCATCACGCAGTCGCTGTATGCCGGGCTGCAGCTCATCCTGCCCGGCGAGGTGGCGCCGGCGCACCGCCACGCGCAATCCGCGCTGCGGCTGGTGCTCGACGGCGAAGGCGCCTACACCGCCGTCGATGGCGAGCGCACGACGATGCGCCGCGGCGACTTCATCATCACGCCGGCATGGACCTGGCACGACCACGGCAATCCGGGCGAGCAGCCGGTGGTGTGGCTGGACGGGCTGGACATTCCGCTGGTGCGCTTCCTCGACGCGGGCTTCGCCGAGAAGACCGAGCAGGCGGTGCAGCAGCCGCTGCGCCCCGAAGGCGATGCACTGGCGCGCTATGGCTCGAACATGGTGCCGGTGGATTTCCATCCCGCGCCGCAAGAGCCCACGCGGGTGTTCGTGTATCCGTACGAGCGCACGCGGGCCGCGCTGAGGGCCATCGCCGGCGGCACGCCGGATCCGCACCTCGGCTTCAAGCAGCGCTTCGTCAACCCCGCCACCGGCGCGTCGCCCATGCCTACCATGGGCGCCTTTGCACAGTGGCTTCCCTCGGGCTTCGACACGCAGCCGTACCGCAGCACCGACGGCACCGTCTACGTCTGCCTCGAAGGCGAAGGCGAGGCCATCGTCGGCGAACAGGTGCTGCGCTTCGCCGAGAACGATGTGCTCGTCGTCCCTTCGTGGCACACGCTGCGCCTGCATGCCGGACGCGACACGCTGCTCTTCAGCTATTCCGACCGCCCCGTGCAGCAGGCGCTCGGCCTGTGGCGCGAGCAAAGGCTCTGA
- a CDS encoding 2Fe-2S iron-sulfur cluster-binding protein, producing MEVTIHPLQRVLHVQPGVNLLEALREHQVPMSYSCMAGRCGTCRCKVIAGDVLDGGQELQRPLDAEARFVLACQTYLTEPCAIEIPEPDEIVVHPARIVKARVARLEDMTHDIRRLVLEPAKPLAFSPGQYAQLQLTPEHVRPYSMAGLAGDGTLEFHVRRVPGGRVSGYIAETLKPGDAVRVSGPLGSAYLRRQHDGPMLCVAGGTGLAPILSILRGALVEGMANPIHLYFGVRSPRDIYGLSWLHELQHRHPCLHLHVVVTAGGDAGGHRTGLVTDAIDADLPALDGWRAYLCGSPPMVEAATLLAKRKGIAPERIHADAFYTQGT from the coding sequence ATGGAAGTCACCATCCATCCCCTGCAGCGCGTGCTTCACGTGCAGCCCGGCGTGAACCTGCTGGAGGCGCTGCGCGAGCACCAAGTGCCGATGTCGTACAGCTGCATGGCCGGCCGCTGCGGCACTTGCCGCTGCAAGGTGATCGCAGGCGACGTGCTCGACGGCGGCCAGGAGCTGCAGCGTCCGCTGGACGCCGAGGCGCGCTTCGTGCTCGCGTGCCAGACCTATCTCACCGAGCCGTGCGCGATCGAGATTCCCGAGCCCGACGAGATCGTCGTGCACCCGGCGCGCATCGTGAAGGCGAGGGTGGCCCGCCTGGAAGACATGACGCACGACATCCGGCGGCTGGTGCTCGAGCCGGCGAAGCCGCTGGCGTTCTCGCCGGGGCAGTACGCGCAGCTGCAGTTGACGCCCGAGCATGTGCGGCCCTATTCGATGGCCGGGCTCGCGGGCGACGGCACGCTCGAGTTCCACGTGCGGCGGGTGCCAGGCGGGCGGGTCAGCGGCTACATCGCCGAGACGTTGAAGCCCGGGGACGCGGTGCGCGTCAGCGGACCCCTGGGCTCGGCCTACCTGAGGCGGCAGCACGATGGTCCCATGCTGTGCGTGGCCGGCGGCACCGGGCTCGCGCCCATCCTGTCCATCCTTCGCGGCGCGCTGGTCGAGGGAATGGCCAACCCGATCCATCTGTACTTCGGCGTGCGCTCGCCGCGCGACATCTACGGGCTGTCCTGGCTGCATGAGCTGCAGCATCGCCATCCCTGCCTGCACCTGCATGTGGTGGTGACCGCCGGCGGCGACGCGGGCGGGCATCGCACCGGACTGGTCACCGACGCGATCGATGCCGACCTGCCCGCGCTCGACGGCTGGCGCGCCTACCTCTGCGGCTCGCCGCCCATGGTCGAAGCCGCCACGCTGCTTGCCAAGCGAAAGGGGATCGCGCCCGAGCGCATCCATGCCGACGCCTTCTACACCCAGGGAACCTGA